One stretch of Halapricum desulfuricans DNA includes these proteins:
- a CDS encoding DUF5673 domain-containing protein — MRRFALRTTLVLYAALLIAPLGALLPGNEWALSVAASAVGAVVGTVATDARDPETFVHTAPRGLAGVLLPLAWLVPAVTRAESVVSVFVSPWFLGSIAALAWFVALLLGHEVRQHRLQERLTTVVSFEAGPPENVRRQTKYAVGVFLAATTAIVVAVVLIGGDAEPTSFVWLPAMLAVWLSLFTDQKQSVEITDEGIFAQRTLHDWETIDGYERGDDALEITRTDWYRATMRFDPHHIDDIDAVTDALDRYV, encoded by the coding sequence ATGCGACGGTTTGCCCTCCGAACGACGCTGGTCCTGTATGCGGCGCTGCTGATCGCCCCGCTGGGGGCGTTGCTTCCGGGCAACGAGTGGGCGCTGTCCGTCGCGGCCAGCGCCGTCGGCGCAGTCGTCGGAACGGTCGCGACCGACGCTCGTGACCCCGAAACGTTCGTCCACACGGCACCCCGTGGTCTCGCCGGCGTCCTCCTCCCGCTGGCGTGGCTCGTCCCGGCAGTGACACGCGCCGAGTCGGTCGTCTCGGTGTTCGTCAGCCCGTGGTTTCTCGGGTCGATCGCCGCCCTCGCGTGGTTCGTCGCGCTGTTGCTCGGCCACGAGGTCCGACAGCACCGACTGCAGGAGCGGCTGACGACAGTCGTCTCCTTCGAGGCCGGCCCGCCCGAGAACGTCCGTCGCCAGACGAAATACGCAGTCGGCGTCTTTCTGGCCGCGACGACCGCTATCGTCGTCGCCGTCGTCCTTATCGGCGGGGACGCGGAACCGACGTCGTTCGTCTGGCTGCCCGCTATGCTTGCGGTGTGGCTCAGCCTGTTCACCGACCAGAAACAGTCCGTCGAGATCACCGACGAGGGGATCTTCGCACAGAGAACACTCCACGACTGGGAGACGATCGACGGCTACGAGCGCGGCGACGACGCCCTCGAGATCACGCGCACGGACTGGTATCGCGCCACGATGCGGTTCGATCCCCACCACATCGACGACATCGACGCCGTGACCGACGCGCTCGACCGCTACGTCTGA
- a CDS encoding phosphomannomutase, whose protein sequence is MELFGTAGIRGPVEETVTPELALSVGRAVGREAETVVVGRDGRQSGSALAAAVEAGVESAGARVRRLGQVPTPTLAWASRGRYGVMLTASHNPPEDNGIKLFVDGVEFDGDAEDRIERRVEGGLEPVPWDEWGTVERADVLGAYREAIVEYARGHGRPLDGLGVAIDCGNGMASLATPQVLYELGAEVRALNANVDSHFDARGSKPTPETLTGLREFVAAHDAVELGIGHDGDADRIVIVDGDGAIVHEDTVLAILAEHYVSASDAADPVVLTTPNASERIDERVAAAGGRIERTGLGVLHEGIAEIRATAADGTAVVFAAEPWKHVHPQLGGWIDGVASAAVFARLVAANGLETLREPVTERPYRKDPVRCPDAHKSAVMDRLETRLPEAFPGAEATLDYGVRLSFPDGAWTLVRPSGTEPYVRIYVESEAADELLADVQSVVEATVSEIDQT, encoded by the coding sequence ATGGAGCTGTTCGGAACGGCCGGGATACGGGGCCCCGTCGAGGAGACTGTCACGCCGGAACTCGCACTGTCGGTCGGGCGGGCCGTCGGCCGCGAGGCGGAGACGGTGGTCGTCGGCCGGGACGGCCGTCAGTCGGGGAGCGCGCTGGCCGCGGCCGTCGAGGCCGGCGTCGAATCGGCCGGGGCTCGCGTCCGCAGACTGGGACAGGTGCCGACGCCGACGCTTGCGTGGGCGTCTCGCGGCCGGTACGGCGTCATGCTAACAGCCAGTCACAACCCGCCGGAAGACAACGGAATCAAGCTGTTCGTCGACGGCGTCGAGTTCGACGGCGACGCCGAGGACCGGATTGAGCGCCGCGTCGAGGGCGGCCTCGAGCCGGTACCCTGGGACGAGTGGGGGACCGTCGAACGCGCGGACGTGCTCGGGGCGTACCGCGAAGCGATCGTCGAGTACGCTCGCGGACACGGCCGACCACTGGACGGACTCGGCGTCGCGATCGACTGCGGGAACGGGATGGCCTCGCTCGCGACGCCGCAGGTACTGTACGAACTCGGGGCCGAGGTGCGAGCGCTCAACGCGAACGTCGACAGTCACTTCGACGCCAGAGGGAGCAAGCCGACGCCCGAGACGCTGACCGGCCTGCGCGAGTTCGTCGCTGCACATGACGCCGTCGAGCTGGGGATCGGTCACGACGGCGACGCCGATCGGATCGTGATCGTCGACGGCGACGGCGCGATCGTCCACGAGGACACCGTGCTGGCGATCCTCGCGGAACACTACGTCAGCGCCAGCGACGCGGCCGATCCGGTCGTGCTGACGACGCCCAACGCCTCCGAGCGGATCGACGAGCGCGTCGCGGCCGCCGGCGGCCGCATCGAACGCACGGGCCTCGGAGTGCTCCACGAGGGGATCGCCGAGATCCGGGCGACGGCCGCCGACGGGACGGCTGTCGTCTTCGCCGCCGAGCCCTGGAAACACGTCCACCCCCAGCTCGGCGGGTGGATCGACGGCGTCGCCAGCGCGGCCGTGTTCGCGCGTCTGGTCGCCGCGAACGGCCTCGAGACGTTGCGCGAACCAGTCACCGAACGACCCTACCGGAAGGACCCGGTACGCTGTCCGGACGCGCATAAATCGGCGGTGATGGACCGGCTCGAAACGCGCCTTCCGGAGGCATTCCCCGGCGCCGAGGCCACCCTCGACTACGGCGTGCGCCTGTCGTTCCCGGACGGGGCCTGGACGCTGGTCCGGCCGAGCGGGACCGAACCGTACGTCCGGATCTACGTCGAGAGCGAGGCCGCCGACGAGTTGCTCGCGGACGTGCAATCGGTCGTCGAAGCGACGGTGTCGGAGATCGATCAGACGTAG